A region of the Oncorhynchus clarkii lewisi isolate Uvic-CL-2024 chromosome 4, UVic_Ocla_1.0, whole genome shotgun sequence genome:
TTTGCCTGCATTGATTAAATGCCAGCTAAAATAGGAGCAAAATGTAAACACACTGAATTTTCTGTGAATATATTAAGTAACTAATGTTAGGGGAGCAAACGTAGCCTATTTCACTGTGGACTAAGCTAACAGGTTCATTTCCACCACTCGCGAACTACACCCACCTACTTTAATGAAAAATTGGGTGACATTACCGCcctttgttttctctctcctgtctttcttttTGTTTTTGGAAGCCAGATTTTTCTTTAGGAAGCTGAGACAcgatgcacaaatgtgtttacatcccttttagtgagcgtttctcctttgccaaaataatccatccatctgacaggtgtggcatattaaaaAAAAGGCTAATTAATCAGCATGATTGATCATTACAGTAAAAGTTGACTCTAaaacgtgcagttttgtcacacaacacaatgccacagaagtctcaagttttgagggagaatgtaattggcattctgactgcaggaatgttcaccagagctgttgccagagaagtgaatgctaatttctctaccataagctgtctccaacgtcgttttagagaatttggcagtacgtccaaccggcctcaaaaccgcagaccatgtttatgccgtcgtgtgggcgagctgtgttatggtatgggcaggcataaactatggacaacgaacacaattgcattttatcaatggcaatttgaatacacagagataccgtgatgataTATgtggtgtctgtgaccaacagatgcatatctgtattcccagtcatgtgaaattcatagattagggcttaatttatttatttaaattgactgatttcctcatccgaactgtaactccgtaaaaatcaattaaattgttgcatgttgagtttatatataATTTTGTGTATATTTTCATGAGGCACCAACTCGTGTATTCTAGACTGTGGGTTTTCCTTCGCAAAAGGCTACATACAGCACCTCAGAAACGTTATGATTGAATTGGATCCACAGTAATCTAGAGACCGAATCATGATCTAGGCCCGATCTAATTAATATATATTCCTTAATTAACAGCTGAGGGGTTGTCTGGGACCAAACTATGCCGTCATCCTTTTTGTGAGAATAAAAGGTGGAAGAATGGTGTATTCTGCATTTACACTTGACTCAATGAAAATGATACCATTATAACAGATTAAACcgttttcccccccaaaaaaagaaagagaatgaTACCGTGACGAGGCTCTCACCGAGTGGGTCTGCCTGTCATACATTTGATCAAATCAGATCCGAGTTAGCTGGCAGAAACAATGAAATAAATAAAGGGTGGGTATGACTGAGGAAGGCAGACGTCTGCTCTAATGACAATGCAGCACTTTACAGGATCCTGTGAGGGTGGCTTAATCACTTGTAAGGCttgattgagtgtatgttaatAAACATTAGACTGCCAGTGATTAGTGGTTTATGTGCTCTGCTCTCCCATCCCCAGGCTGAAGACGCAGTCCTGAAGATTGATGGAGGGCCATGCTATTCAAACAGCAGGCGTTGCTGAGACAGAAGCTCTTTGTGCTGGGCAGCCTTGCTATCGGGAGTCTCCTCTATCTAGTGGCCAGGGTTGGGAGCTTGGATAGGTATGTTGGTTGGTGTCCATAGTAGCTAACACATTTTGCTTTCGGTCTGAAAGCAAGGCCTGTTGAATGTTAAGTACAGAATGTATCTTTCTGTGTTTTTCCCTCCTCCAGGCTGCAGCCTATTTGCCCCATAGAGAGCAGACTGGGCCCTCTTCACCTGCCGGAGCAGATCCCTCTCCGGACCCTGCAGTATAAGCGTGGTCTGCTCCACGAGCTCCGCAAGGGCAATGCCACCAAAGAGCAGATCCGCCTGCACAACCTGGTGCAGCAGCTGCCCCGGGCCATCATTATCGGGGTGCGCAAGGGGGGCACGCGCGCCCTGCTGGAGATGCTCAACCTGCACCCGGCGGTGGTCAAGGCCTCGCAGGAGATCCACTTCTTTGACAACGACCAGAACTACGCCCGTGGCATCGACTGGTACCGGGAGAAGATGCCATTCTCCTTCCCCCATCAGATCACCATTGAGAAGAGCCCCGCCTACTTCATCACAGAGGAGGTCCCTGAACGCATCTTCAAGATGAACTCCTCCATCAAGCTGTTGATTATTGTGCGCGAGCCCACCACCAGAGCTGTGTCCGACTACACACAG
Encoded here:
- the LOC139407764 gene encoding heparan sulfate glucosamine 3-O-sulfotransferase 5, producing the protein MLFKQQALLRQKLFVLGSLAIGSLLYLVARVGSLDRLQPICPIESRLGPLHLPEQIPLRTLQYKRGLLHELRKGNATKEQIRLHNLVQQLPRAIIIGVRKGGTRALLEMLNLHPAVVKASQEIHFFDNDQNYARGIDWYREKMPFSFPHQITIEKSPAYFITEEVPERIFKMNSSIKLLIIVREPTTRAVSDYTQVLEGKERKNKTYHKFEKLAIDGNTCEVNTKYKAVRTSIYTKHLERWLKYFPVEQFHIVDGDRLITDPLPELQLVERFLNLPSRISHYNLYFNATRGFYCLRFNIVFNKCLAGSKGRIHPEVDPSVVAKLRKFFHPFNQKFYQITGRTFNWP